The following nucleotide sequence is from Xiphophorus maculatus strain JP 163 A chromosome 22, X_maculatus-5.0-male, whole genome shotgun sequence.
CTCCAGCAAATTCCTCTTCTGCGTTTCATCTTCCTCCATCTTCTGCTCTGCTTGCCTCTTCAGCAGGATGTGACACAGCATCTCTCTGTgattctcctcctgcagctttttCCGCTCCCTCTTCTCCTGCAGCTCTCTGGTCCTCCAggccttctcctccttctcttctGCCGCCTGCTTCTCCTTCTCAAGCTCCCTTTTCTCCAGCTCCATCTTCTCCCTAAGCAATCTCTCCTGGTATTTTTTACGCTCCTTTGCCTCCTTCAGAGCAGCCTCCAGCTTTTCTCTGCGTTGTACCTCAACCACTTCCTTCAGCTTTCTCCATTGGTTCTCCTGGAGCAGCATCTCCTGCTGGAGCTGTGCTGCTTTCTCCTGCTCCAGCCGCAGCCTCAGCCTCCTGCGGGCCTCCAGCTCCTTGTGCCAATGTTTCATCCTCTGCTTAAGCCTCCTCCTTCGTTCTTTTTCTGCGTGGGCCTGCCTGGCCTCCTCCCTCCTGCGGGCCTCCTGCCGTTCCTGTTCCTCCTGCTGACAGAGCTTCAGGCGCTCCTGCTCCTCCCGATGCTTGACCAGCATCAGAGCTGCTATCTTGCGATCCCTCTCTGACACGGTGATGCATGTCTTCCTCTTTATTTCTGAGGTGATCTTCTGCAGTTTCCTCTCAGCAGACGGGGAGTATCTCAGATCTCCCAGACTGAAGCTGCTGATTGTGCTCCTCTCTGGGTCTCTCTTTGCAGAAACAGAGGAACCGGATTTTGCTTTGAAGCAAAGGTCTGCATAGACAACTGGCTCTGCTGAGTGATTCTTCACCTTTGGTACAACTTCAGAGCTTGAGGCTGCATTACTTCTTAGGCATTTGCTCCTTTCAGCTTGAATAATCCTCTCCTGCTCCTTGCTGGACACAGGCATAGGGAAAAGCTTTGATCGTTCCTTCTCGTATGATTCATGCAGAGTCTTCATGGCCTCATAAGGAGCAGCCTGCTGCCCTGCAATCAGCTCGTTCAGAGATCTAATTAGCAGCTGAACCGGTTTAATACCTGGCTGAGTCCTGGACTCCAGCGAGTGGGGACTTGTTATGACGCCGCTGCTCTTACCAGGTCCAGGCGGTTCAGAGAGGTTCACATCCAGACAGAGAGCAGGTGAACTAGACCTCAATTCCTCCATTGTAAAAGGAACTAGACCTCAGTTCCTCCACTGGTTGAAAGTCTCTTCTGCTCAGGAAGGCTGCTGAGCTGAGCGTCTGTCCAGCATATGGAGCTGGTGATCCCCAGGTGATCAGGGGATTAGCTGATCACCTGACCTCTCACTGTGTGGGAtggatttattattttgataacACCCAGGAGGAGCTACAATGTTGATTAAATAGCCAAGGACATTTATAATTCTAACATAGGTTACCAACTTTTTGGTACAACAAAGTGGGAATTAATCTCAGTCAATATCccaggaaatgtgtttttaaattatgtaacTTGACAAATCTGCATATAAACACTTTACCGGTTACTTTAGTTTCCATGATCTGACAAAGAAActcagaagaaaaactgattgCAATCTGGTAAGGGAAATGTTTGGTTACCATGACAACGGATCagcaaaatctaaataaacacCAGCTGTCTGTCGCATCGGGTTCTCCTTTAGCACCATCTAGTGACTGTAATCACAGCAATTGAGCTGGATAGGCAACAATggtttcaataaaaacacaaaacaaaaacatcaaaaacagaaaaacaatgcgAACAATCAGACCTTTGCCCTAGAGTGGCAGGATGGACATAGAAACCGCTTGAAAAAGTGAGTGTGGCCTTTAAACAGGTAGCCCATGATGAATGGGTTAATATTTTAGCTATATGGAGAACATTACCGAAgaattctcaaaacattttacctAAGTCATCAAACTTAAATGGCAATCCTGCCAAATACTAGAGAAATTTTAAGTacaccagtccctcctgcaaCAAAACACCCACATAACATGTTTCTGCTGCCTGCAATACATAACTTTTACAATGGTGCTCGAAAACTGGCTGGTTTCCCCCTTTTTGTCTAGCTAGCTTTAGTAATACTGGACCACAGGATATggctataaaaaataaaggtccTTGTTCCTTTGTATGGACTAATGACTTCTTACTTGCTGAGTGGCCTTTCAGTCCATTTTAGTGTAGAACGCCTGGGCAGGAGGCCTAGAGGAAGACCAAAAAGGATATAGATCTGGTGAAAGAGGACCTGAAGTTGGTTGGCGTGAGAGTATAGGAGGTTTGCAACCAGATTCTGACTATGAGAAACCAGCGACCTCTTCCCAGTGTCAGAATCTCACCGTGGAAGAaactgcattaggttttctaATATGCGTCCTATAGTtcagcggtccccaacctttttagtcgcgcggaccggtcagcccttcgcaattttgCTGTGGGGAGAAGTCACCTACTTAGTAAACACACCACAATTGTTTGGTTAATTTATTGCTTTCTATTTTGTTGaccaaatttgtatttttttttacaacttttactTGTGGTCAAGggccaaacaaaaataatttcaagagCCAGAAATGGCCCCATGAGCCACACTGCTCCATATTATATTTCAGCTGAAATTGACTTTGAATATTTATCTTTGTGCTGCAAGCATCAACTTACTAATAAGTTGATGGCAGTacttgttttgttactcattctgctgcaagttggctcaattttgacgcgcaagacgtaaccggtaaagtccggtttaggattttcaaaataaaagatccggaagtagttcattatttctagcgcggcccggtaccaattggtccgcggaccggtggttggggaccactgctatAGTTGAtgtttgcatataaaataaatcaatagagtttaatttacaatttttatatattCGTGACATGTGGTAGATCTCAGCCAGCTGAtaagagaaaaagtagatcttggtctcacAAAGTTTGGGTGCCCTTGCACTGCACTAGTGTATCTTTTTAGTCCAACAAAATCGgggttttccttttcttttattctgaaaagttGTGCATGACGCGTCACGTCAACTTCCTGCGTTTGCACGCCAGAGCTCTGTCTATCGTTTGAatagtttttgtctgtttttaaaataggtTTGAAGGTAttcttttaacagatttttagactttttgctcgtgtttgtgttttttgtagttCATTCTGTTCGCATTACCACAGTTAAACAAAACCGCTAAAATCAGGTTAACGGCTAACGTTAGCCGAAAGCATCAGCAGTTAACCGATAGCTAGCGTTAGCTTTCATTTAGCACCAATCGAGAGCTTTTTATTTGAAGCTGGTCTTGTGGGTTTATTAATTCTGTAAGGTAAATAACTTTGTCTTAACttctttcttaaatatttttttgctatgCCATGTTTATAGTTAAACTCTGAACATCTACGACCCTATCGTTACTATAATCATAGCCTGTCTCCAAACTTGCTGAAGGTAACTTTTGATAAGTTTTTTCCAAACGTTCTCATTTTGCTTTCTCCTTCATGTGGTTGCCCTTTCGTAGAGCCCGTTCTGAAGCAGACTAGAGATGAGGAAGGCCAGAGCGGGCGGTGACGATGAAGCTGTCCGGCAGAACGGGTCGTCCAGCCGGAGGAGAACCGATCAACACCCGGGTGATGGAGAGGACCATGACTCGAGCTCCGGTGGTGTGCAAGACGACGATGATGACAACGATCTGGGCCTCAGGAGAGAAATCCGAAGCAAATACAGGGACCTCATCAACTCAGTTCAACGTCAGTTGTTACTGAGAGGCAGCCGTAACTATTTAACAAAGCTTGAATGAGTTCATagacttttctttctgttacagaaaacagagaagacATGCTGAGTCCTTCCAACAACAAGCTCACAGAAGTCTTAGAAGAGgcaaataaacttttcaaagaTGGTATGTGAGAAATAGCGAGGTATTTCTGATTAGGAGCTGCAACTTAGTGGCAATGTAATTTCTGCACCAAAGAGTTGAATGTCAAAAGGCAAAAGtacttaaagtatttttttttgtgtaaccAGCATAATGTGaagattgaaaatgttttcaaaggcTGAAATTATGGGGTAATTTATGCACAtcagtttaaatataaatatgtaaaaagtgtctctttaaaataacaaaaacataaatgtttttgcaatattttaagtattttatgtattatatatTACCATGAAACTGGTCgctcaaattaaaagtttctcTGCTTTCTCTAGAGATTAGAGTAAGTATAATGTAATTGACTTGTAATGATTCTGTATTTGTCACAGAGGTTAAGTTCATTActgtaaaatcatattttcacaatAGAGGCTTGGCATAAAAAGatctttggctttttttttcttttcttttttttcttagaaaagttACTGTAAATgctgtgattaaaaatattgttaaattgtGAGGATTACAAGTATGTTTCTTTGGTATTTTGATGTTTGAAATTGTTATCTGAGAGACtatttagttaatttaaaaaaaattccactcATCTTCACATAAGCATGGCTTTGTTTCCCCAAAGCTTCTCCAACAAACTCTAGCTTCATTATGAGCAGAAacgggaaaagaaaacataaggcattttgaatattattagAAATTTTTCAGCTACAACCTGGAACAGCTGTAACCATGTTAGTTGTCTAATCAGTCTGGGAAACTAACATTACCAGcatcagaaattaaacatttatgtgtATTCCCCATACCCAATGGATGCTTTGAtagtttgattttaatattcaaTGTATAGATTTATaccagatgttttttgtttttttttgtccagcatACGTCTATCCTTTTGGATTAATTGCTCTGATGTGACTTTGCTCTCTGACAGTTCGACAGGCAAGAGAGGCGGCACTCGATGCTCAGCTTCTCGTTGTGGCCACAGACTTGGGAAAAGAGAAAGCCAGTCAACTGTTTTCCGAGGGGAGTGCTTTTGATCCCTCTGCTTTTGCTGAACATCTGGTGAGTGTATTTATATAAACAGTGTACTGGGATCTGGGAGAGCTGCAGAATAAACTGAATAGCTATCAATATCAAGTGCAAAGGGCTGctttaatgcaatatttattttttgccatttgatTGAGTTCTCACTGTCCTGATGCcaataaatcatatttacttAAGTATTCACAACCTTTTGCTATGGAGTTCAAACTCGAGTTGTTTCCACTGATCATCCTTGACATGTTTCTCCAGAACTCATTTTAAGCTACAGAAACATGTCAAGGACGATCAGTGGAAACAGATCAACTTTGAGCTTCTTGGCAGAGACTGTGAATACTTACTTAAATGTGACATCTTGCTTTTctacttttaataaatttgcaaaaatttaaaaacttttttccacattgtcatTTTAAGGTATGTGTTTATAGAATGCTGaggaaaaatgttaatttaatacaATATAGAATAAgactgtaataaaacaaaatgtggaaaaattgaAGCAATGCACACTTTCTGAACGAACTGAAAACTTTGGTGACCAAGATGCTAACGATGACAGAAAGTAGGACCACAACGTAACCATGGAAGACAAATGAAATAAGAGTGAGGAACATATGAAATAACAGCTTCTGAAATCATctcagtgttttgtgtttggagtaaatttttttattgttcattgaATTGAACTGATGTCACACAACTCCAACAGTTGTCCTTCATGGGTCTTAACCGTCTGGAGGACGAGGACGATGAGCCGCCGAATGGCTGTGCCAGCGATGGCTACCTCCCCAAAGACGCCTGGCACCGGCTGGCCAGGAGAGCCGAGTGCTGTTTCAGGACGGCGCCTTCTTTCCACTACATGTGAGTCCCAGAGAGCGTGACTCACCcacacagatttaaaaaccCTCGGGTTTTTCTTACAGTTCTCACCTTAGGAAATCAGGAGTGAGTACAAAAACTCCATAAAATCTGTGAACATGAAGTAAGTCACCAAACTCCTGAATTTACCTCTGATTTTAATAATACTCATGTTAGTCATTGTAGATCAGAGCTTCcactaaaatgtattaatttccaTATCTGGTATTTGGGATGATTCCGTTAGATAGGAGCAATTTCCTGAAGGTAATGCTTGAAGAGGTAATAGTACtcctaatattttcattttctagaTAGGTTAGAAGAGCAGAAAATCAAGTTTGAAAGAACATTAGTGTGTTTTTCAATGGTTCATTCgctattttctttgtctttaaggatgacaataaaaatgtcttgaattAATGTTGCATTCTAGTAAcctgtaaattaaagtttaagtCAAAGTCAGATTGTATCAGACGTTTACTTTACTATACATGTGTGAATCTTCCTGCAAGACAACAAAGTTTAGCTATAAATGATTCTCAGTGATCGTACTAAATAGATCTGAACAAACTGGAAGAATTGTGCACATGTGAAGTGATTTCAGCTTCACATGTCAAATGATTTGAGTCCCAGAATGAATAGAAAAAATGggcaaatgatttttaaaaatacgaAGCAAATGACTGGCAAAAAAACTCAGCTTCAAGTGATCACTTCTGCAAAATAGAgccagaaaatgaaatatttagttcattCTCGTTAATGATTACCAATTTCCAACTTTattaaaaagctacattttgaCCAAAGGTGCCACAAACCTGGGTTAAATACATTCACATGTTTCTGCatgaatttattaaaacagaaaaatctttttttttttctttcaggaaaatatttcatgaCTGTCTTCAGTCACATCTACTAACATGAGAATGAGAGTTAGGGGTTTAAAAAAGGATCAAACACTTGAGTTCTTGAAATATCTGatctgaatagttttttttatttgcaatttttctctttaatttgtAAACGTTATTACTTAGAATAGAATCTCAAAACACTGACTTTATATGAATTTTCTCAACAGGATGGGATCTTTCTATACGGAGCCACCGCCTCCGAAGCAGAGAATAGAGCGGCAAAGGAAAGCACCAAGCAAAGAAGCCAAGAGGATAATGCCCACTCAGGTAGCTCCAAGCTGCACCATCATGGCTGCAGTTTGATGCAAACATCTGAGCTGATATTGGCAAACACTTTGAATTATGAGGATTGTTTCTCCGCAATAAAATTTCCTATTGTATATTCATTTACCAGCCTGCTAATGGgctttaaaagtaatttaatcagatttttctatttcagaATATCTTATGTTTTACTCTGACTACTTTATTcttgcatccatccatccatccattttcttttatgcggggtagcagcttcagaaggccGAGAGTTATTCTTACatcttttacaaatttaaaccCAGCCAACGTAGCTGAATTTTCAAAGGGGcaaattttcttcaaatatttacttttattttatcatttagagCGTACTCGTAAATTACAAAATGATTGACGTTGAGTCTCGGCTAATAACAAaatcatgttgcattttagcTAAAGAAAATGGAAGAATCTCATCAAGAAGCTACAGAGAAAGAGGTTGAAAGAATCCTGGGATATCTGAAGAGTTATTATCAAGATGACCGTAAGTTGGAAATCATCTTTACTCATATTTCCTATGAGAATGTACAAATATTAGGGTACAGAGATGAAGAAACCCTCTGCAGGCGCATCGCTAATTCCCAGctccaagttttctttttttttctatgaagaaacatattttttttgggggggaggagTGATAAGTTGTCAAACTAATATCTTCCAAagcatttcttttccttttctttttttgacacaatttaaaaccaaatttaagGAGCAAAATATTGAGCAGGGGATTTCCATGACCATTAGTAAATTGCGGCTGTTGTCTTCAAACATGAGTTGCAGTTGAGCATAGCAGCTCTATGAATAGCTCTATTCATAGAGCTATCTACTATGAATAGTAGATAGCTCTGCCATGGAGACCAGATCTGTTGTACAAACCTAAAGTAGTGAGTTCATCTTGACATGTGACAGCAACATTTGCAAACTTTATTTACATGACAAGTTTCAGGTCTTTAAATGTGTCGTCAACCTCTGCTGTAactttctatgttttttttgttatagaaAACATAGAacgtaataataaaaaacaacatctaaTAAATAAGAGATTGGGATGTAAATAATGATTGTTTTCAGCTGCCACTTTTTTGATCTCTGGGTTATGTTTGACCAGTCATtgaagaattaaacaaaaacacccaaCAATAATACCTTCAGTGTGTGACAGGTTGTGACATCTTTTCATCAACCTATGTGACATCTCGGTGTTGGATCTCTGGGTATCGGATCACCTCTGACTGTGGTCTGATCAATCAGATTTCTGTTGATCCCGAGTCTGTTCACACTTTTATTCAGAGCTGTTCTGTAATTTAATACCTCATCTTTGTACCCTGTCTGAAACACTTCAGTGTcttgaattattttcataattactGTGTGTTTGCTTCAATGCAGCATCACCAATATCATATTATGAATTTGTCATCGACCCCAACTCGTTTTCACGGACAGTGGAGAACATTTTCCACACTTCTTTTCTCATAAGGGTGAGAAATGTACAGTTTCTTTTAACTGAACTTTGTCGCCCTCTAGTGACTCTGAGTAGGTATAACattgttgcttctgtttttttcaggaTGGTTTGGCACGTCTCAAGTTGGATAGTGACAAGTTGCCTTGTATAGGTGAGTGCATGAAGGACGTCTTTTCAACAGTCTGATTGTCGACTAACAAGGAAAATCTCACGGCATCACATAATTTTTTacccttttatgtttttaatctttcagaACCAGTAGAGGAAGAAGAGGTGGAGGCTGCAGGTTCATTCAGCCGCAAACAGTGCATTGTTTCTATCAGCCCAAAAATATGGAGGGTGCGCAGCTTTTAGCTTCTCTATACTATAAAATGTTCATCTACAGTTTCTGGAAAAACTAATTTAGTTTCGTCATAGCCATGAgatgtaatgtattttattacGTTGTGACAGATCAACACCAAGTACTAATAATTATGAAGGGGaaagaatcattaaaaaaaaaattcacagatAATATTGAGCCCTATTTACTTTCAGACCCAGAAAATAAATTCCAGTGCCACCAATTGCCTTTAGAAGGTATAttatcaacaaataaaattcagtttaaatccagctgttctgtgaataTGAAGATAGatgagcaaacagcatcatgaagaccaagaaacacagcaggcaGATCAGAAAGAAAGTTGCAACTGCAGATCTACCTAGATGTGGCCGATCAAGAGAATATTAAGCAGGATGGCAGCCAAGACTCCAGCTCTTAATCTGGAGGAGCTGCCGgtatccacagctcaggtggaagaatctaTCAGTTCTTCATCCCAATAAATCCGCTGTTTTTGGAAGGGATAGCAAAGCCATTATTGATATAAAGCTGTTAGAAAGTCCTGATGTCAGTCTGTGATGGTGCCTGTAGGGGAAAtggcaaacatgtggaagaaggtgctttggtcagatgaggAGAAAGTGACATTTGGCAGCCTACATAAAACTAACACTACatatcaccctgaacacaccatcctcaCAGTGACATTTTAGacacaaaaaattattgctGCAAGTTTTGACTGGTATAACTCTGGATGACTGAATACTAATGCGTGCCActcttatagatttttttatgcgCTGTGATATAATGTTGAAATAGTTTATGGGTGTGGATACTTTTGTATGGTAGTTTAATTATTCCTAATgcatcttttgttgttttgttcttgtttcagGAGCTAATAGATGTTTTTGAAATCAAAGAGACAATAATTCAGCCTCCGGAGACGCAGAGCGAGTGACGACGGCGCTTCCTCCTGTCTCACTAGTTTTAaataacagctttttttttttacgtccgTTTGATTCCAAACACCTTTGTTTGAGTTTCATGGGACCAGATaatctttttactgttttttgtcagtaagattttgtgtacatagtttttttattcatgtagaaaaataaatctctttaggatttcacagatgttttttgtaccacatcagaaattaaacatgATTCACATTGTATTTAATTGCTTTGATAATATAATGAGACAGTCTGAAACAGTTCTTCTTGTAACTTAAGTCATTTAATTGAAAAGAAAGTAACAGATTAGTTTAATCTTTAATGATATGAAAGATTCAGTGTGACATAAGTTTTGAATATATCTGACAGACTCTGActctgcttcatttttttaaagcttttttcttgtattttcatCTTATCCACATTATCCTAACCATCTTAAGCCTCTATGCAGTACTCGCACTTTGTTTACATTGTTGTACTTCAttgagaaaatatgtttgctgtgtccctgTTCCACGTTTTTGgtaattaaaaattgtttttgtcaaacaaaaagtcattatTTGCCAAAGCCCTCGTCTTGAGCCGTCAGATTTTATTCCGTTTTGAACAGTGGATGCATTCTGGctccagcagcagaagcagcctTTCATTGTCTTCGatcttttaaagagacaggcacGTTTCATGCTCCCTCCCATCCCTTCCTCTCCCCtcactgagattttttttccctctgaagCAGAGCCTTCGTCCGCTCTCCTGTGCTGTGATTTAAAGCTCAGCTGGATCTCAGACTGCAGAGagcatcttctgtttttttttgttttttttttatccctgcTTCTGGCACGTTCAGTTGATTGGAGGGAGCGTTATGTAACAGTGACTGGAGAATATATGTCACGGGAAGACCACAGGCAGTGATGCACACTCTCATACAGACCGACATGGAGGAGTGTACGAGCAAGCTTCTGCAGTGATGCTCTGGTGATGCTGAGGCTGACTGATAACGATGCAGTTCTGCAGGAAGGTGCTCTGCCAGCCGTGTAGCGCCAGGGTCACTTCACCAGAGGAGGACATGGAATACAGGATGGGGAGCTGCATTGGAATCTCACACAAGCAGGTAAACGGAGGGGGGAGGCACCGTGTTGAATGAAGGCGTTTCATTCAGGGAGAGGCAAAGTGTGTTCTTGTGCTTGAGAACAGAtgaaagcagcaggaaaaatgaGCTGCAGTGGATAAAAGTGAAAGGATGATGTGAGTTGCAGAGGAAAATTGGAGGGAGTGTGACACTATTTGTCAGCTCAGTTGAGCATCTAACCCCCAGTAGCAGAAAGCACCTAGAAGACAAACAAATGACAAGTATGGAGGCTGTTTGTGGGAAACAGCTGGTCAGATTCATGTTATTTATAGCGATGATGTGTAGTCTGCTCAAAGTGGCCTTTAAAGATGGCAGATAATAGAGGAAGCAGATCTGCTTCCAACCCTCTGCTGTCTCAGAGTGGAGATGAGGTTTTTGTCTGATGGCGCTGCTCTCCGAGTTTATCTCAGATGGTTTGTACTTGTGCACGTGTGTCCTTACAACTCAGTGTAAATGTGAAGCGTGGCTACAGGTGGCATGAACACTGAAACCCCTGCAGCTTGTTTTCTGCCTTCCGGTCATGTTCTCAACTCTTGAATCTTTACGTAAAcgtcagtgtgttttatttgggaGTTTATGTTGCAGACCAAAAGATAAAGTTGTGgataattgtgaaataaaaggtcaaataaaaaaatccatttttacTATTTGTCTCCAGCTGTCACTGGGCAAGAGGCAGGATAGGTTGGCATCTTATTACAGGCGAAAACAATCATGCACTCATACCTATAAGAGGCTTAAGAGAGACTAATTAACCCAACATGCATATTTTTGGAGTGTggaagaaagcaaaacaaatcacttgaacaaaaaaaggagaagtttggatgatttttctttcacttcacagcggttgtattattgaaaagttgaaGGGGTATGAATGAGAGTGAAGAGGCCTTATACCTATATCCTGCTGTTAATGTTCCTGTTTATTTGCAATCCATCCACCTACAACCTCCCTCAGCAGACATGGCTACTCCAGCTCCAGTTTGGTCTCCTCCCACCGCTCCCTCCCCTCCCCACACGCTTTCTCCCCTCGTCTGCTCCTGCCCTGCGTCCAGGGCTAAAATAGCAGCAGAGAAACCGGGGTTCCTCAGGAGGCAGGACAGAAACATTAGTTTGACAGTAAACACACACCGGAGGGTCAAACCTGAGGTTTGGAAACTGTCCTATTGTTTGCAA
It contains:
- the LOC102224866 gene encoding coiled-coil domain-containing protein 177-like, whose protein sequence is MEELRSSSPALCLDVNLSEPPGPGKSSGVITSPHSLESRTQPGIKPVQLLIRSLNELIAGQQAAPYEAMKTLHESYEKERSKLFPMPVSSKEQERIIQAERSKCLRSNAASSSEVVPKVKNHSAEPVVYADLCFKAKSGSSVSAKRDPERSTISSFSLGDLRYSPSAERKLQKITSEIKRKTCITVSERDRKIAALMLVKHREEQERLKLCQQEEQERQEARRREEARQAHAEKERRRRLKQRMKHWHKELEARRRLRLRLEQEKAAQLQQEMLLQENQWRKLKEVVEVQRREKLEAALKEAKERKKYQERLLREKMELEKRELEKEKQAAEEKEEKAWRTRELQEKRERKKLQEENHREMLCHILLKRQAEQKMEEDETQKRNLLEKKLQRSSEKRARAAEAQHRRLRERAAVQDVQIQRAQMRAKLQSVQELTHKQILVQQSQRRMERAAQNASALRRSRTQQRREQSRHRQLCHQQLSEKIQREEEASRRCRESYVCMKEGKRERLQKLREQMQEEAQRLVQASFHLRDRVRQQTHSRTFHQMALEAKLTASMSRIKL
- the LOC102224601 gene encoding non-structural maintenance of chromosomes element 4 homolog A-like, producing the protein MRKARAGGDDEAVRQNGSSSRRRTDQHPGDGEDHDSSSGGVQDDDDDNDLGLRREIRSKYRDLINSVQQNREDMLSPSNNKLTEVLEEANKLFKDVRQAREAALDAQLLVVATDLGKEKASQLFSEGSAFDPSAFAEHLLSFMGLNRLEDEDDEPPNGCASDGYLPKDAWHRLARRAECCFRTAPSFHYMMGSFYTEPPPPKQRIERQRKAPSKEAKRIMPTQLKKMEESHQEATEKEVERILGYLKSYYQDDPSPISYYEFVIDPNSFSRTVENIFHTSFLIRDGLARLKLDSDKLPCIEPVEEEEVEAAGSFSRKQCIVSISPKIWRELIDVFEIKETIIQPPETQSE